A window of Corticium candelabrum chromosome 3, ooCorCand1.1, whole genome shotgun sequence contains these coding sequences:
- the LOC134176860 gene encoding ankyrin repeat domain-containing protein 54-like: protein MGTGVSSEALFDAVCAKDVRKASVALEKGVDVNAVAKVMTRYGGVYGFPSALHVACANSSIDLVDLLLQHQVNISYHEERDGSTPLHLSCSSYYYYDNHLPIVKLLISSGADVSAVNKRGQTPLQAAEQQLQKDWGDPTKENRSQIISYLKELNENSSVAAGNSASNIADSTTAVADNDHPSC from the exons ATGGGTACAGGGGTTTCCAGTGAAGCTCTCTTTGATGCCGTGTGTGCAAAGGATGTAAGAAAAGCATCGGTAGCTCTCGAGAAAGGAGTAGATGTGAACGCAGTAGCAAAAGTGATG ACACGATATGGTGGTGTGTATGGTTTTCCATCAGCGTTGCATGTAGCATGTGCTAATTCATCAATTGACTTGGTGGATTTGCTGCTGCAACATCAAGTAAACATAAGCTACCATGAGGAAAGG GATGGATCAACACCTTTACATCTTTCCTGCTCAAGCTATTACTATTATGATAATCATCTGCCAATTGTCAAATTGTTGATATCATCAGGAGCTGATGTGTCAGCAGTGAACAAG AGAGGACAGACACCATTACAAGCTGCAGAACAACAGTTGCAAAAAGACTGGGGTGATCCGACTAAAGAAAATCGTTCTcaaattatttcttatttgaAAGAATTGAATGAGAAT agttctgttGCAGCTGGAAATTCAGCGTCAAACATCGCAGATAGTACAACTGCAGTTGCTGACAACGATCATCCAAGTTGCTGA